The stretch of DNA GAGAGCTTTGCAAACAGTGCCATCAGGTATTATTTCCATGGCTGTCCCCACGTGAGAATCACAGAACACAGTGCTGGAAAAAACCCTGGACGTTTCTCAGcccagatggggaaaccgaggccccCCAGAAGGAAAGGCTAGCTTGCCTGGGTCACATGTGCCCAGAGTCCCACGTGTGACTAGCAGCCCATGGAGGCTGGTGGCCTGTGCATCCCTGCAGCCAGCTCCTGCCCTGGGGAGAAACTCCTCCTGAGAAATGGCGCTGGGCCTCACCTTCACGTCCCCACAAAGGCCTCACACTGCTTTTGAGAAAGCTACCCTTGAGTGACAAGAGGGTGCTGGGCAACCACATGTCCTGTGCCCAAGGGCCAGGACTGCAAGAAGCTAAGCAAGGTAGGAGCCCCGCCGGCCCCAGCTGCAGCAGGAGGCCTGGCAGCAGATGCAGCTGTGGATGATGAGGCCCCAACCCAGCAGATCGGTCACCACAAACAGTTAACTCAGGTTACGCTGTGCACCCACTAACTGCCTGCCAGGCACCCGGTCCAGCCTCCTCCCAGCCCAAGGCAGAAGGCACTGCCACCCTCCTTTATCTCAGAAGGGAAAAGGCTTTGTCCTCCTCACACAGGTGAATGTGGAGGTTTCTCCCCTGTGGGAGAGGTTGGAAGGCCGAAGCCAGGTCTACATGGGTCTGGTCCCTCATTACCGTCAGCTGAGGGTCCCTGTTGCTGAGCCGAAGCAGCGAGACCTGCCACTCTCAGGTCCCGGGGGCATTTCCCGGAGTCTGGCCCCAGCTGGGCCTCGAGGCCAGGCCCATCACCCTCCCCGCCCAGCCCTTCCAGGCAGCTGGGGGGAGCTCAGTTAATTACATGTCTAAATACATCTCGACCATCTCAAGTTGAGCCCCCCTTTGTCCCTGCCCccggtggaggtgggaggaggaagtcAGCAACTGTCACGTAGGGCCCCGTAAGGGTCCACCAGTTCTTTTCTTCTCCCAGCCCAAGGCACCAGCAAAAATACTGCTAGCCGTTCTGTTTTTGCTATTTTACATCACCCTTTCCATTGTAAGCCATAATTTTCAGAGGTTTATAGGTcagctattaaaataataaacgtCTCTTTTACTAAGAGGGAGCGCTTTGAAACTCGGGGCTGGTAGGGTGGACAGTGGGGGCGCACAGGGGTGCACTCAGCCTCGACTTCTTCCACCAAAGCCTGGTTATCAGAAGCCACCCCTCCCCATGTCCTCCTGATTCCAGGGCACCTCCCCCTTGTGCTCCCATTTCTGCCTCCCCTCAGAGGCTTCGAGGCTGCCCCTCCTCCACTGCAGGTGTGACTAGACCTTGAACACTTTGAGTGTCTTGTGGCAAGACCTAGGGAGACCCTGGCCCACAAAAACAGGAGACCCTGGTGCAAGGCCTGAAGAAGTCTGGAGGACTGGCTGTGTCTTGGTGGAGCCCTGCTCCACACCCTCCACCTCAGCGCATCCTCAAACTAGCAGGGGCTTGAGCCCATCAGCAGAGGGGTTGCGGGTGGTTTCCTTGAAACAAGCCTGGGTCTGGGCAGCAAGTCAGGGGCTGTGctccctgcctcctggggctACATGAAGTCCAGGCTTGTCTTTCTGCAGCCCCGCAGGTGAGAGGTGATAAATGCAGGGTGCAGTGCAGGCCGGCCGCCCCTCCTGAGATAAGGGGACTGGAGCAGGTGGGTGTGGGCCAGGCCCAGCCAGGAGAGAGGCTTCCCCTTTTGGATGGACTGGGGATGCCCACTTTGGGCTGCTCTCTCCTGCGTTCCAGCTCTCCAGCTTTTGGGGGTGCAGGAGAAGGGAGCTGGAGGCAGGCACAAGCACAAACAGACTGGAGTTGCAGCATTTTTCGGCCTCTTTATTTAGAACCCGGCGGACGAGGGGCCGGGGCAGTGGTACAGACGGCTCAGGAACCATTTTAACAGACTTGTCTTCAAGTTTCAGATAAACACAGTCATAATAAGAGAGACAGCGAAAGCGCGAAGAGACTGCAAGCTAGATGGGCATGTATGGCAGCTACAGCTTGTGAGTGACCCCCTTCCCCAGAGTCCGCGATGAAAATAAAGTTACACTTGTCAATAACCAGATGTGGGAGATGGAGAGTGCCTTTGGCATAACCAATAACCGAGCTAGTGCGTGGCAGAGCGGTCCACGCCTGgacataaatagaaaatataagttagtataactttaaaaactttttgtacaAATATAcatggtttttttattttttccttttttttttcttttttcttttttttgcactGAGTTTCAGCAGagattaaacattttatataaatgactcTTAAAGCTTTACACCTTGGGACCAGTGTACCTTCTCGTGCAGAATACATTTAGATATAAAAAGACGTTATTAATACATTGCacagttttcaaaatttaaaaacaaaaccgaACGCTGCTCTGCGGCAGCCGCCGCCGGTTGCTGCTACATGAACGGTCCCAGCCGAGGCCCAGCGCCCTTCCAACGTCCGCTGCCCCGGCAGGTTCCCTCGGGGCTCTTTGGGCTCTAAACTGCGAGGAGAGGGGCGGTCAGCAAAGCCGGCGGGGACCCGGCGGGTCGGCCCTCCGCGCCCCCCCAGGTGCGCTGTACTcacttggctcaccgcagcctcttgCGCGGGGTCTGCTCCACCGAGCCCACGCCAGGGGCGGCGCTTGGAGAGGGACACGGCGCGGGGACATCGCCCGACGACTTCTCAGGCGCTGATCTCTTGCGCTTGGCGAAGAAATCTGCGGGCGACAGCGCGCGCGGCCGGTCAGGGCGGGGCCGGCCCGGAGACCCGAGAGGGGGCCGGGAGAGGGCGCGGGGCGCGGGCCGGCCGGGGTGGGGGCGCCGTCCCCGCCCGCGCCGAGGTCCGCGGCGGGTCAGCTTTGTTTACGTCGCCGCGCAATGTGCTGTGTAAGCATTTCCCCTTGTCCCGCGGCCAAGCCCCCCGGGGCCGCCGCCGCGCTTAACCCCCTCCACGCCGTGCTCACGGCGCCCGGCCGCGCCCGGGGAGGGGCTCCCGCGGCCGGGGGCGAAAACTGCGCTCCCGGGGGGTCGCGGCCGGGATTCAGCCTCCCACCCCGCCCGCGCGAAGCCGCTGGAGGGCACAACaacggggcggggaggggggtaAGGGCGCAGCCGCGCCCTGAGCGCTGCGGGCCCTTTAATGCCACGGGAGGAGGCGGGAACCCAGCGAGGCCCCCGAGGGCTGGGGGGACCGGCCGGCCGGACAAAgcggggccgggccgggccggggcggggccgtGCGGGGCTCACCGGAGATCAGAGGCCCGGACAGCTTCTTGATCGCCGCGCCGTTGGCGCTGGCGGCCGCGGTGCCGGCCGCGGGACGTCCCGAAATCCCCGAGTGCAGCTGGTCAGCGAGAGGCTCCTGGCCGCGCTGCCCCTGGTTCGCGCCCTGCTCGGCGCTCTCTTGAGGCGCCGCgtccggggccggggccggggcgggggccggggccggggccggggccggggctggggccggggccgCGACTGGAGCCGGGGCCGGAGCCGGAGCCGgagccggggccggggccggggccaggACCGCGACCGCGACCGGAGCCGCGACCG from Homo sapiens chromosome 11, GRCh38.p14 Primary Assembly encodes:
- the CDKN1C gene encoding cyclin-dependent kinase inhibitor 1C isoform c (isoform c is encoded by transcript variant 5) — its product is MERLVARGTFPVLVRTSACRSLFGPVDHEELSRELQARLAELNAEDQNRWDYDFQQDMPLRGPGRLQWTEVDSDSVPAFYRETVQISSPSARDQRLRSRRAMSPRRVPLQAPPLAWARWSRPRARGCGEPKPKEPRGNLPGQRTLEGRWASAGTVHVAATGGGCRRAAFGFVFKF